Part of the Pseudomonas sp. P8_241 genome is shown below.
GTGGTCCAAATGGGCGCCGGCGGTGCAGGTGCAGCGGTGGCTCACGCGTTGTTGAGCGAGGGCGTACAACAGCTGAGCATTTTTGACGTGGATATCCGCCGCGCCCAGGATCTGGCTGACAATCTCAATCAGCATTTCGGCGTGGCACGAGCGGTGGCCGGGTATGACCTGTCAACCGCCATGGCTCAGGCTGACGGTTTGGTGAACACCACGCCGATGGGCATGAAAAAACTGCCGGGCATGCCGGTGCCAGTCGAGCTGCTGCGAGCCGAACTGTGGGTGGCGGAAATCGTCTACTTCCCGTTGGAGACCGAATTGCTGCGCAACGCCCGTGCATTGGGTTGCCGGACTTTGGATGGCGGCAACATGGCGGTGTTTCAGGCGGTGAAGGCGTTCGAATTGTTCAGCGGTGTGGTGCCGGATGTCCAGCGAATGCTTGAGCATTTCCAGAGCATGAATGACTGAAGCGCCAACCTGCTTTTACGTAGGAGCCGGCTTGCTGGCGAAGCAGGCGATGCGGTGAATCAGGTCAGCCGCCTTCGCTGGCAAGCCAGCTCCTACAGAGTGTTGCGTGAATGCGATTGGTTGAGAACCAGGACAATCAAGCCTGCAGGTAGCGCAAAACCGACTCGCAAATCATCTCGCGATGACGCTGTTTGACAGCCTCGTCCGGCAGATCGATCTGAAAAATCTCCCCCACGGTATGGCGGTTCGAAACCCGATAGAAGCAGAACGAACTGATCAGCAGATGCACATCCAGCGGCACCAGGCCCGCGCGGAAGACACCCTCTTCAACACCCCGGCGCAGAATCACATCGAGTGAATCGAGCACGGTGTTGTTCATCGCCCTGATCGCCTCGGAACGCTTTACAAACTCGGCGTTGTGGATGTTCTCGATGCTGACAATCCGCACGAAATCCACGTTGCGGTCGTGGTGATCGAAGGTGAATTCAACCATCCGCCGAATGGCATCCACCGGCGCCAGCTCGGTCAGGTGCAAACGGCTTTCGGTGTTGCGGATGTCGCCGTAAAGCTTCTCCAGCACCTCAACGTAGAGCTGTTCCTTACTGCCGAAGTAGTAATAGATCATGCGCTTGGAGGTGTGAATGCGCTCGGCGATGGCGTCGACACGAGCACCGGACAACCCCTGCTGGACGAACTCGACGATCGCCTCTTGCAGGATGTTCTCGCGGGTCTTTTCCGGGTTGTTCTTGCGACTCTTGCGCGGCTCGGCAACGGGCTGGTCGGGCACTGAAGAGAGTTCTGAAATTGTTGTCATCGCGGGCTCACGGCCATCACTGCACAGGCGGCGATTATGGGCTGCGCGGCACAGTGAAGGAAGCCGCGCAGCAGCGCTTTTGTTACCGTGATTACGATTTCCCTACAACTTTGC
Proteins encoded:
- a CDS encoding shikimate dehydrogenase, with translation MTQNSAILAGLIGAGIQASRTPALHEHEGDAQGLRYLYRLIDLDQLKLDSNALPDLLMAAERMNYTGLNITFPCKQAIIPLLDELSPEARGIGAVNTVVLKDGKRIGHNTDCLGFAEGFRRGLKGVAVERVVQMGAGGAGAAVAHALLSEGVQQLSIFDVDIRRAQDLADNLNQHFGVARAVAGYDLSTAMAQADGLVNTTPMGMKKLPGMPVPVELLRAELWVAEIVYFPLETELLRNARALGCRTLDGGNMAVFQAVKAFELFSGVVPDVQRMLEHFQSMND
- a CDS encoding TetR/AcrR family transcriptional regulator, whose translation is MTTISELSSVPDQPVAEPRKSRKNNPEKTRENILQEAIVEFVQQGLSGARVDAIAERIHTSKRMIYYYFGSKEQLYVEVLEKLYGDIRNTESRLHLTELAPVDAIRRMVEFTFDHHDRNVDFVRIVSIENIHNAEFVKRSEAIRAMNNTVLDSLDVILRRGVEEGVFRAGLVPLDVHLLISSFCFYRVSNRHTVGEIFQIDLPDEAVKQRHREMICESVLRYLQA